The proteins below are encoded in one region of Tolumonas auensis DSM 9187:
- the srmB gene encoding ATP-dependent RNA helicase SrmB — translation MSFESLELDPVLLQAVEELGFKRPTTIQSQVIPVAMEGRDVMASAPTGTGKTAAFLLPIMQHMIDFPRRRPGPARALILTPTRELALQITEQAEALAAYTHMKVASIIGGVAEEKQLPALEKTVDIIIATPGRLMQYIEDERFDSRDIEILVLDEADRMLDMGFIGDVDRIAAEARWRKQTMLFSATLEGAGLKKFAEDLLKDPAELYAEPPRSERKKIQQLVYFADTAEHKFNLLKYLLQQEDVTRSIIFVKTRERLAELVSQLQANGIDCAWLRGEMEQEKRIEALNRFRSDRVKILVATDVASRGIDLPDVSHVFNYDMPRSADTYIHRIGRTGRAGKKGCAINLIEAHDVGMMERVERYAEEKMMRRVVDSMRPQHKISKPAGKRKEKKEDEKKDEKKPKEKIRHRVSKNKGKPDWAKKHAEKAAKAAEKPESK, via the coding sequence ATGTCTTTTGAATCCTTAGAATTGGATCCCGTTCTGCTGCAAGCCGTGGAAGAACTGGGTTTCAAACGCCCAACCACCATTCAATCACAAGTGATCCCGGTGGCGATGGAAGGACGCGATGTGATGGCTTCCGCACCGACCGGTACCGGTAAAACAGCCGCATTCCTGTTGCCTATTATGCAGCACATGATCGATTTCCCGCGCCGCCGTCCCGGCCCGGCCCGTGCATTGATCTTAACGCCAACCCGTGAGCTGGCTCTGCAAATCACCGAACAGGCCGAAGCACTGGCTGCCTACACACATATGAAAGTTGCCAGCATCATCGGTGGTGTTGCGGAAGAGAAACAACTTCCTGCATTAGAAAAAACTGTCGATATCATCATCGCGACCCCCGGTCGTCTGATGCAATACATTGAAGATGAACGCTTCGACAGCCGTGATATTGAAATTCTGGTGCTTGATGAAGCTGACCGCATGCTGGATATGGGCTTTATCGGTGATGTTGATCGTATCGCTGCTGAAGCCCGCTGGCGCAAACAGACCATGCTGTTCTCCGCGACGCTGGAAGGCGCGGGTCTGAAGAAATTTGCCGAAGACCTGCTGAAAGATCCGGCAGAGCTGTATGCCGAACCACCACGCAGTGAACGCAAGAAAATTCAGCAGCTGGTTTATTTTGCTGACACTGCAGAGCATAAATTCAATCTGCTGAAATACCTGCTGCAGCAGGAAGACGTAACACGCAGCATCATCTTTGTTAAAACCCGTGAGCGCCTGGCAGAACTGGTCAGTCAGTTGCAGGCCAATGGTATCGATTGCGCCTGGCTGCGCGGTGAAATGGAACAGGAAAAGCGTATTGAAGCACTGAACCGTTTCCGTTCCGACCGGGTGAAAATTCTGGTGGCAACCGATGTCGCTTCGCGTGGTATCGACTTACCGGACGTGAGTCATGTGTTTAACTACGACATGCCGCGTTCTGCTGACACCTATATTCACCGTATCGGCCGTACCGGTCGTGCCGGCAAAAAAGGTTGTGCAATCAACCTGATCGAAGCGCATGACGTTGGCATGATGGAACGCGTTGAGCGTTACGCTGAAGAAAAAATGATGCGTCGTGTGGTAGACAGCATGCGTCCGCAGCACAAAATCAGCAAACCCGCCGGTAAGCGCAAAGAGAAAAAAGAAGACGAGAAAAAAGACGAGAAAAAACCGAAAGAAAAAATCCGTCATCGCGTCAGCAAAAACAAAGGCAAACCAGACTGGGCGAAAAAACACGCCGAAAAAGCAGCTAAAGCGGCTGAAAAACCAGAGTCTAAATAA